TATAGCCGACAGAAGTGGATATGTCGTAAAAAAGTGGTATAATTGTGTATAACCTATCGATATTCACCTTGAGTTTGCATTTGGAAATAAAACCTATTCTGGGCCTGTCTGATTTGCTTTTTGGAGCATCCATGGCGGATGCTGAAAAAGTTTTCGGTAAAGCGGAAGAAAATGAGTTTTTGGATGATATTGAAGACAGTCAATCTACCGTATGGCATTATTGGGAACAGGGATTTTCTCTGTTTTTTGATGAACACAACGAACAAATTTTTTGTTGTGTGGAAATTGACAATGAAGATGTGGTTTTGTGGGGACAAAAGATATTCTCCTTCACCGAAAAACAGATTATTGATTTATTTAAAAGCAAAGGCATAACCAACTTCGAAACAGAAGTGCACGAATGGGGTGAAAAACGATTAACGTTTGATGAAGTAAACATTGATTTTTATTTCGAAAAAAATAAATTGAGTTCTATTAATTACGGAAAGTCTGAAATTGATTTTCCACTAATACTCCAAACTAATGGCAAAAATATTTTTAACCGGATACATGGGCAGTGGTAAATCTTCTGCCGGTAAAACCTTGGCAACCCAATTGGGGTACGAATTTATTGATTTGGATAAATTTATTGAGCAAGAATACAAAATGACCATTCCTGAAATTTTCGCATAACAAAGGTGAAAAGGAGTTCAGAGCAATGGAACACAATGCTTTGAAAAAAGTAATTGAGAAAGAGAATGTTATTGTTGCCTGCGGTGGCGGAACTCCTTGTTATTACAATAATATGGAGTTGATGAACAACAGCGGTGCAACCGTTTATTTAAAAATGAGCGCTGATTCACTTGTCAATCGATTGATGAACGCAAAAGAAAAGCGTCCACTCATCTTGAATAAAGATGAAAAGCAATTGAGAGAATTTGTGAATCGACAATTGGAAAAAAGAGAAGACATCTACCACCAAGCACAATATATCGTAAAAGGCAAAGACTTAAATGTAAAGGAATTGGCAGCTTTTGTGAAAGAGCAAGTTGGGGTTTAACTCAAATAAACCGACTCTTTACCTTTCTTCAAATCAACAGTAATGTGTTCCTGCAAAGTGGTGGATAAGGATAATCCTACAAAATCCGCTTTTATTGGATAGCGGTTATGACCTCTGTCGACTAAAACAACCGTTGTTAATCGTTTTACCGGAGCAATTAAAAACGGCTTCGCACCAAAAATGAGCGTTTTGCCTGAGTTTAAAACATCATCAGCCAGAATAATGACTTTGTTTTTTAATTCTTTGTCCGACAATGAAATTTTTATTTCTTTCGCAAGCGGATTTTCTTTATCGATTTTAATCTCAATCAATTTTATTTTAATAGAAGAAATTTTTTCTACAACACTTGCCAATCGTTTTGCAAAAATATAGCCGTTGTCAGAAATTCCAGCGATGATAATCTCTTTTTCAGAATGGTTGTTCTCGTATATTTCATAGGCAATTCGATTGATCTTTTGCTCAATTTGTTTGCCGTTCAAGATTAGTGTTTTGCCCATAGTATTAATTTCCTTTTTGCTTATTGAATCCGTCCGCCTTTAAAAAAGTATTTTTTATAATAGTCTTCGTTCAAATCGCTGATGATAACTCCTGAATGAACGGAAGCATGTGCAAATTTGTTATTCCCCAAATAAACACCAACATGAGAAATTTGCCCTTTCTTGATTTTGAAAAATAAAATGTCGCCTTCGATTAAGTCGTTTTTTTCTACCGGTTTTACAATGGGCCAAAGATCTTTGGAGCCTCCCATTAAGTCGATGCAATACGTATTTTTATACATGGTACTCACAAAACCGGAACAATCGATCCCTTTTTTTGTACGGCCTGAATATTTGTATTTGGTTCCTACCCAATCGTAAACTTGATAATACAGGTAAGGGCTGCATGCAGAATCCGGAGCAAGCTGATGCGAGGCATAGAAGGCTTCTATGCTTGGTTTTTGAGGTTTGCTTTTGGTTGTTTGCTTTGCTTTTTTGGGCTGGGCAGCAACTAAAAACGGAACTAAAAATAATAGTATGAGAATTCGCAACTTCATCGTTGTGCGAAGATACGAAATTTAAAAAAAGGAGAGAAATCTGGTGTCGTGTTTATTTTTTCTCAAAATGAATAAACAATTCTCTGTTTGCCCTTGGTTTAATTGAATTGTAGCAACTGTCGAATGTTTTGAAATGAAAATAGGGATTGAAATAGGAAATATATTCTTCTTTGTTTCCTCCAAAAGGCGGTTTGTCGATGTTTAAAACATCATTAAATAGAACACCTACCAGTTTTCCTTTGTTGTTGAGTAATTCATGCATCTTTTTTGCATACGCTTGTCGCAAAGATGGATTGATGGCACAAAAAAATGTTTGTTCTAAAATTAAATCATAGTGGTTGTGGTGTTCAAAAAAATCGCCTACAATTAAGTTTTCTTTTGGAAAATCAGGAATGCGTTTTTGAATATTTTTAAGTGGTTCTTCTGAAAGATCAATGATGGTTACATTCTTAAAACCGTTTTTGAAAAGATATTCTGCTTCGTAAGAATTGCCCGCTCCCGGAATTAAAATTGAAATGCTTTTATCCGTGAGTTGATCAATGTATTCTTTGAGTGGAGTGGAGATTTCTCCTAAATCCCAGCCGGTATCATTTTCAGTATAACGGGAGGTCCAATATTCTTTTGTTAAATCTAGCATACTATTAAAATATTAAAATGAAAATTGCAATCCGATTTTTACTCCCCAATTGTTGATTCGATTCCCAGGGTTGGCCAGTTCATATTCTTTTTTGTAAAAATCATCGTTATAAGTTAAGCGGTATAGAAAATCGATGCGAATGATGTCTAAAATGTTTTCAACTCCTAAATCAACTTCAAAATAAGGTACATCGTCCATTACGGTGAACGTGTTGTTGCTGTTGAAATTTTTGTTTCGTTGGCTCAGCGTTCCATACACCATGTTGATTCCTACAATTTCACGGAAGTTATAATCTTTGATAAATGGAATTCGGTTAAAGATAAGTCCGTTTAAATGGTGCTGCCAAAATGCTTCGATAAATTGATCACTAACAAATTCAAAATAATTCATTTGATTGAAAATGTTATTTCCATAAAATACATTTTCATTTCCACGAGGAATTTCAAGTAAGGTATACGGTATTTTAGAAAATACTTTTCCAGCTCTTAAATACACTTGCGAATAGCCCAAGGTAGCCATCCGAAAGCGGTTAGAGAAGGAGATGCTTGCTTTGTGATATTCAAAATCGCTGGCAAATACATTTTTTAAACCGAGTGTATAGTTGAAGGTGATGATGGGTGATTTGTTGTTTCCAAAGCTGATGCGTTCTGTTCCGTTTTGTACAAAACGTTCTTTTACAGAGAAGCGGGTGTCGATTAATACCTCCGTGATGGAATATTTTCGTGTTTGAAAAATATTAAACTGGTCGCCAAAATTAATTGGAAACAACGGGTTGGTGCGGATGTTTTGAAAGGTGATTTTTGTATTGATGCCTGGATTAAAATCTTTTTCGTACCAGATGCGTGCTTCTTGTTTACGAACCAATTTTGAAATGTTCCCAATTTGTGCAAAGGTGTTGTTTAAGTTGTTGGGCGCTTGTCCCAGGTTCATGTTGTTTGAATAATTGAAGTTGGTTCCGATCTGATCAATATCATCACGGTATTGAATACCGGCTTTGCTCCAAGGATAACGTGTTAGAATTTTTTCTAGTTGAAGGTTGTACTTAAATCCTTCGTCTTTAAATCCGTATGCTCCATATCCTCTGATGATCCAGGTGTCGCTGAATTTTTGATTGGTTCTGAATCCCAAACGCAAACGTGTTCCTTCGTATGCATTGTATCCATATACATTGATGTAATGTCCAATGTCAACTGGTCCGATGTCTTTGTAGCCGGAAAATAAAAAGTATAAAATGTTTACTCCTTTACGGATAAATGGAATGTTCCGCACGGTGTCAATCATGTCGTACGATTTGTTTTCCAATTTCGTTAACGGTTCATGTCGGTTTTCTCCCCACCAAGCCGTATCTTTCGTTAATGCGCTCTCCGCGTAGGTAATTCGTGATTTATAAAAGTCTGCTTCTTTAGGTTTATTCACCACAAAATTTTGGTTGGAGTTGTAGGTTTTCACCACCATACTTACAAACTTATCGGTGAGTGTGGTGTAATCAACCAGCGTTCTGGTTTGAGCAGGCACCCATGGTCCGGCTTCGGTTGGAATTAATACTTGTTGAATTCTCGCATGATCGATCCAATTCACATTCACATCCAAAATAATACCTAAATCCAATTGTTTGATAGCAAATGTGGTATCCGTAATCCAAACAAATCCGGTATAGGCTAAATCTTTTTTGTTTTTAGGATGACAATCAATTTTATAACATTTCATGCTGTCGATAAAAACGCTATCCACCAAAATGTAATTATAGAAGAGCATTGCATTTTCTGCAATAGGAGAGAGGATGTCTTTTCCTTGAATGGCGACACTGTTTTTGCAGAAGTTGTAGTTTTGAAAATCTGTTCCTGTAAGCTGAGAAACAGCGCTTCCATCTTTCATTCCCACAAATTTAATTTTTACCGCAGCAACATCTTCGTGTCTTCTTTCTGCTTCTTTGTAGGAGTAGATATCTGAAATCACTTCGCTCATCATTACGGGAAGGTTTGCTTTACTTTCTTCGCCAACGATTAAATCCAAACTGTCCCACATGGCAGCGAAGGGTCGGAATAACTTCCATCTGCGCATTTTCGGAGTGATATTATCCACATCTGCTTCTTGTTTGGTATAGCTGATGTATTGAATGGCAGTTAAGTTATCTCGATCGTATTTCGCTTTGTTCAATTGTGCATTCCGGATGATGCGCAAGGCAGGATTGATGCCCGGACGAATTTCAATGGTGTTGAGGTTAAGGGCTTCCGGACTTAATTGAAAATTGATTTCTTGTACTTTCCCTTTTTCTACTTTTTTCGCTTTTGATTTATATCCGATGAGCGACACATAAATTGAATCTTTGGGAGTAGTTGTGGTGATTGAATAATTACCATCAAAATCGGTGACCGTTCCAATTAATGTTCCTTTGAAATAGATGTTTACAAAAGGGATTCCGCTGTTGGTTCCAATTTCAGAAACATGCCCGCTAATAACGGTGGGTTGCTGAGCCATTGATGCATAGCTGAACAAGAGAAAGAGTAAAAGATATAGTAGTTTTTTAATAGTCATTCGTAAACACAGCCCTAACACTTCCGATAGCTATCGGGATCAAGAGGGAAATGGATTTCTTTGTAATTAATATTTTTAGTTTTCAATTTTTTATTTCCGATACAACTTTATCACATTATAACGCTATCATCCCATTATCCAAGAGCTTAGTTACCTAGTCACCTAGTTACTTACTCACCTATTTCAGTTCCAAAAGCACAACGTTTTCAACGTGATGTGTTTGTGGGAACATGTCAACCGGTTGTACTTTTATTACTTTGTATTTTGAATCCAATAGTTGTAGGTCTCGTGCCTGAGTAGAAGGGTTGCAGCTGACATAAACGATTCTGTTGGGTTCTATCTCTAATATTTTTTTTGTTACATCTTCATGCATTCCGGCTCTTGGAGGATCGGTAATGATCACATCCGGCTTACCGTTTTCATTAATAAATTCGTTGTTCAACACATCCTTCATGTCTCCGGCATAAAACACCGTATTGGAGATTTTGTTTAATTCGGAATTTATTTTTGCATCCTCAATTGCAGCCGGAACATATTCTACACCAACCACTTTTTTTGCTTGATGGGCAACAAAGTTGGCGATGGTTCCGGTACCGGTATATAAATCGTAAACAACATCTGTGTTTTTGATTGCAGCAAATTCACGTGTTACTTTGTACAATTCATACGCTTGATCAGAGTTGGTTTGATAAAAACTTTTCGGGCCAATTTTAAATTTTAGGCCTTCCATGTTTTCGTAAATACTATCATTTCCTTTATATACGAGAATATCCAAATCTCCGATTGTATCATTTCTTTTAGAATTAATCACATATTGTAAGGACGTGATTTGCGGAAATTGGTTGGCTATGTGATCTAATAATTTAGGGATTTCTACTTTGTCGTCATAATGAAATGCAACAATCAGCATCCATTCACCGGTAGAAGTACTGCGGATGATGATGTTTCTTAAAAACCCGATTTGCTCTCTTAAATCGAAGAAAGAAAGGTTGTTTGCAAGCGCATACTTCCTTATTTCATTGCGTATTGCATTGGAAGGTTCTTCTTGCAGATGGCAGGTGTTGATGTCTAAAATTTTATCAAACATGCCTGGAATGTGAAATCCAAGTGCATTGCGGGAAACTTCTCCTGCACCATCTCCAAATGAAAGTGCTTTGTCGTTTACTTGTTCTTTCGTCAACCACTTTTTGTTGGAGAATGTAAATTCCAGCTTGTTGCGGTAGTTGTACACTTTTTGTGAAGGAAGAATTTTTTGTATTTCGGGTAATTCAATTTTCGCTAAGCGTGTTAAGGCATCGCTCACTTGTTTTTGTTTGTAGAACAATTGCCAGTCGTAGCTCATGTTTTGCCATTTACAGCCACCACAGGTTCCAAAATGTTCACAAATCGGTTCCGTACGTTTATCTGATTTTTGTTTGATAGCAATAGCTGTCGCTTCTCTGTATTTGCTCTTTTTTCTGGTGACTTGTACATCAACAATATCTCCGGGTACGGCACCTTTGATGAAAATGACATATTCTTCCGTTCTGGCAACAGATTGTCCATCAGAGCTGGCATCAATTACAGTAATGTTCTCAAGTATGGGTAAAGGTTTTTTATTGGCATTTCTCATAACGCACGAAGTTACAAAAAAATGGAACGCAGATTTAACGGATTTTCAGGATTTTCGCTGATTTTATTTGCTTACAGAGGCAGCAAAATTAGATCATCCTTTCAATTCACTCCTATTGTTCTGGATTCCATTTTTTTGTGAATGTCTTTACCAGTCGGTGCAATAAAAAATGTTTAGACAAGGATGTCGGTTTTGATGGTTAGGATATCCCGGATTATCAATATAGTCGTTGAAATCAGCACTTTCTGTTTTTTCTTCTGCATGTGTAACGTAAGGTTCATTTTCCGGTGTTAAATAGTAGTTTGAATCCAATTGTTTTTTGAATCTTGTGACCATTCTATTGCAGGAACCGCTCGCCCAGGTCACATCGATAAAATACCAGCTATTGTCGATTTTTACTTTATTCCAGGCATGGTTGGTATTGAACATGTTCAATTTGCGGAAGAAGTTTACTGTTTTGGGGTGTTGACTCGTGATTCCATTTACGATGTAACATTTTAATCCCGCAGCGCGACACAATTCATAAAACAGAAAGGTATATCCGCTGCAAATTCCTTTTTTAGATTTCATCACATGTTCTGCAATAGCATAATAATAACTTTTTGAATTGTTGTAATCTTTGGAATCGAGTCCTCTTATTTTTCCGTTGTTGTGAAATGTTTTACAATCGTACGCAATGTTGTTTGTCATCCAACGAAAGATGGCTCTCACTTTTTCTTCCTCGGTTTCATACTTTGTGGTTAATTTTTTAGAGAGTTCCGGAATGGTGGTATAGGTTTCTTTAAATGCAAGTATATCAGCATCCACTTGAGCGGTAAGTGTTTTATCAAGTGTGGCTTGGCCGAAAGCGATTTGTTGTTTTGTAAAAAATAAAATGAATACAAAACCAATGAATAGGGTCTTTTTCATAGCAGTAAAGATTAAAGGGTTCGTAGCGTTTAGTATTGATTCATTCGGCCGAATGTGTCAATATAACGAGGTGCTATAAAAAAGATACGGGCGAGAAAAAGTTACTTTTTCGAATTGACTTTGGTGTTAGTGTCAGTTCGAGTGTTCCGGAGGAACGTATCGAGAACAAACGAAAAAATAACTATCAACTACTTCTCGATACTCTCCCGCTGGTCGAACTCGAAGTGACCTAATCTTCGGCTTGTTTGGTAGGATTGTTTCTTCTTTCGGTAAACCGAACATTTTCTGCATGTGTTGAATACAGATTGTCTTCCGATGCTAAAAAATAATAGGCATTAAATTTTTTATAAAACTTTTTTACGGGCTTGTCGCAATACCCTGCAGCCCAAGTAGCATCCAGATAATACCAGGTGCCATTTATTTTTACTTTGTTCCAGGTATGGTTGGTGCTGAAACTATTTCTCTTGCGAAGTTTTTTTATTTTGTCTTTGTTCTCGCTTGCTCTGCCTTCCACAAGTTGACATTCGATGCCTACACTTTTGCAAAGTTCGCGGAAAAGAATTGCATAACCATCACAAACTCCTTTTTTGTTTCTCACCACCAGCATCGAATAATTGTAATAGTATTTATCCAGTTTTATTAAAAGTTCTTCGGGTGTTTTATAGCTAAAATTTCCTTTCGGTGTTTTTTTGTTGTGGTAAGTAACGCAATCGTATGCAATGTTGTTGGTTACCCAGATGAATAATGCCCGTACTTTTTCTTCTTCGGTTGTAAAAGGTGCTGTGATTTCTTTTGCAAGAATGGGAACCGCTTTGTTTTTCTTTTTTAGTTTCAGAACGTATTCATCAACTTTTTTGAATTTTTCAGTAGCAGCGGAATCGGTATAGTTGGAGGAGTTGGTATTTACAGCGGCAGGTTCTGCTTTTTCAGCAATACTATCTATTACTTCTTGCGATGATGCGGTATTCATGCAAAAAATAAAACAAGCAAAAAATATAAATAGTCTAAACACTCGCATTGCTAAGGTCTTTAACGTCATGGGTGCTGCTAGGCAGAATGACGATTATACTCGGACTTTACTTTCTATAAAGTTACAGTTATTTTCATTAAATTTGTATAGTAATTTATGAATCGTATGGAAACAATGTCAGAAAATAAAATTAGCGCACAAAAAGCAATCGAATTAGAGGAAAAATACGGAGCTCACAACTACCATCCGTTACCGGTGGTTTTGGAGCGTGGAGAAGGTGTGTATGTGTGGGATGTTAACGGAAAACAATACTTTGATTTTCTTGCAGCATATAGTGCCGTAAACCAAGGACATTGTCATCCTAAAATTATTTCTGTCCTCATTGAACAAGCTCAAAAATTAACCCTTACGTCTCGTGCATTTTATAACGATTCGTTGGGAGAATATGCAAAATTTATCACTTCTTATTTCGGTTTTGATAAAGTATTGCCAATGAATACAGGAGCCGAAGGCGTAGAAACGGCATTAAAACTTGCACGTAAATGGGCATATGAGAAAAAAGGCGTACCGGCAAACGAAGCAAAGATTATTGTTTGTCAAAACAATTTCCATGGTCGCACCATTTCTATCGTTTCGGCAAGTAATGATGAAGATGCGCGTAAAAATTTCGGACCGTTTACACCCGGAATTCTATCCGTAGAATACAACAACGTGGCAGCGTTGGCAGAATTGTTAAAAGATAAAACGGTAGCCGGATTTCTAATTGAGCCGGTACAAGGCGAAGCTGGAGTGGTGGTGCCCGATGAAGGTTATTTGAAAAAATGCTATGATTTGTGTAAAGCAAACAATGTATTGTTTATTGCAGATGAAATTCAATCCGGATTGGGAAGAACCGGAAAGCTATTGGCTTGCGACCACGATGGAGTGCATCCCGATATTTTGATATTAGGAAAAGCATTGTCCGGTGGAACGTATCCCGTTTCTGCCGTATTAACAAGCGATGAAGTGATGTTGTGCATCAAGCCCGGACAACATGGTTCCACCTACGGAGGAAATCCACTGGCATGTAAGGTTGGAATAGCAGCATTGACTGTTTTGAAAGAAGAGAAACTATCCGAAAATTCAGAACGATTAGGAAAATTGTTGTTAGCCGAATTGAAAAAGATTCAAGCAGAAAATCCGGAATTGGTGAGATTGGTGCGAGGAAAAGGATTGTTTTGTGCGATGGTGATTAATGAACGCAATGGAAAAGACGCTTGGGATGTTTGCATTGAAATGATGAAAAACGGATTGTTAGCGAAACCTACACATGGCGATATTATTCGTTTTGCGCCTCCATTAGTGATAACTGAAGAACAGTTGATGGAATGTGTAAGTATTATTAGAAAAGTGGTGAAGATGTTTTAATCCTATAAACAATAAATTAAAAAGCCTCGTATGTATTACGGGGCTTTTTTTATGAATAAGATTTGATTGTTTTTAAGCGAAACAAACTTTTCAATTTTGAGTTATAAACCAAATGTGCAAAATGCATTCAATGCCGAACTCCTCATAAGGCATCTTGTAGTAAATGAAACTAAAAATTACTATATTAGCTTACTTCGGTGTATCGAAGGTTTGGTTTCAGGATGACCGGAGGAGTACAATGAGAAGAAAATGAATAAGTGTTCGAACCCCATTGCGCACCCGTGCTGCACCTGAAATAAAGTAAATTAATCCTTCACCTTAATAAGCATCGATTTTAGGGACACATGAATAAACTGCTTTTACGTTACAAAATCACTGTTAGTGATCAGAGACTGGAGATAATAATTAAAAGAAAGATCTGGCAACGGATGTTTTTTATTATTGTAATTGGACTCTACTACTCTTCTGGTCATTTTAATATTCGAACCGCAGCGGTTTTGGTTTTGCTTGTGTTATTGACTTTCACTTATCGAGAAAAAATAGAATTTCATAAAAAAGGCGAGTATCTCGTTACAAAAAAAGGTGTAGTTTTAGGAATACCTGTTCTTAACTACTATAAGCTCGAAAACGCGTATTTAGATCTTGAATTAACCATAACAAAGCGTAAAGAGCTTGCGGATTATGATTCTGGTACAACAATTCTGCGCGTTTTTGTCCAAATAAAAGATACTGATATTAGCTATTTGATCACAAAGTTTACTGATAAGGAAGATCTAGAATATTTTTCCCAAACTATTAAGGATTTTAATGGCTTTACAATTCGGGAGACGAAGTAGTAAGTGTTATAATTAATTATAATTTGATCTTGTGACCAAAGATCTTGAGAGTGCCATTTTCCTTGGTTATTGAGAATTCATGAATTTCAGGTGTCTTTCCTCTGTCTACTATATATGTCAACGCGACAAAGGGTTCACTTCCATATGTAATTTCGGAGTTGGATAATTCAAACCTATTGATTTCTCCTATATTGTCGTTAATCATCATCAGATTTTTTTTCCATTGGTCTTCACTTACTTCGACAAAAAAGTTATCCGAGTAGTACTGCCTAATTACATCGTAATTTTGTTCTTGAATTTTTACCAGTAGTTCTTCCGACATGGATTTTGCTTCAGAAACATTTATATCGTTTTTATAGCTATTTCCGCAAGCTGAAATAAGTAAAATAAAAATTGCTGCAAATGTTTTTTTCATGTCATCAAATATACTTATTAATCTAACATGTTTATCTACCCACTAGACAAAAGCCCCTACTAAACAATGTAAAATGTCTATAAATCACCTGTCAGACGCAATTTGTATCCGCTAGGTTTACCTTTGTTTGGATCTTTGAATACTAATTTTTTCGGATAAGTAGGGTTTCAACAGTTGTTCCATTTATTTTAGCAATTTTCCAATACAAAACCTAAAAAACATATTTCCCAACATATCATCTTAGGTTTCCGGTCATCCTGAAACCCTCCCCTTCAAACTGGCTCCACTCATAAAATGTCCCCCAGACATTTTATGGAGTGCCCCTGGTACACCGAAGGTAGTAAATATTAATAATTGGGTATTAGGGTTTATAAATGCAGTTTAGAAAGGAATTTTATATCGTTTTTATAAAGTGGTATCCTTTTTTTACAAATCCTTCTCGTTCGTAGAAGGCATGAGCTTTTTCATTTTCTAAATAAGCATCCAGCATTATTTTCTTGCAATTGTTTTCTATTGCTTTTTGGGTACACCAATCGCATACTAGTTTTCCAATCCCTTTGGAGCGGTAGTTTTTATCAATCACTACATTGTCCATTTCCAAATATTTCCCGGAATACAATTTGGTATTGATCCAATATCCGGAAATACCGATGCATGTATCCGCATCAAAAATAGCCACTTGTCCGTAGTCATTTTTTAGCATTTCGGGAAGCAGGATTTTGTAATCTTCTATGGTAAGTGTCGGTTGTAGTTGTTGAAGAAGAGAAATGTGTTGAAGCATTTCTTCGGGTGTGAGGAGTTCTTTGAAGGTGTAGGAGTGATTCATTTATTTATGTGAGACTGCGTGAATTGGTGATTGCCAATCCCTTGGCCCCCTTTAAAGGGGGAATTAATCCTGCTGTAATTTTAATTGTTGGTCACGATGATTATTTTATTCTATTGTTTGCCGCCACCTGTCACTTCTTTTTCGGAGGCATTGGTCCACGTTTGTAGATAATTAATCCATTTAAAGTTGCGCAACAACTGATCGCCACAAGGTTTGAAGTTTTGGTGGTCGGGTGTTCTGTAAAGCATTGACTTCACTTTTTGAAATTTCGAAAATCGACCAACTTTAAGATTTTAATAACATCTTCGTCTTTTAGCTCAGCGCTACGCGTAATTTTAGAATATCGTTGTTTGACAGCATCGTTTAGTGTTTGAATCTGCAAAGTTATCAATAATATATGAATCGTTGTTTCTTCTTCAAAAATAGTCAATATCGCCTCATTTATTTGTAGATTTGAACCTTGTAATTATGTTTTAAAATTATGAATATGAGTAACGAACTATTAAATAAGTTACATCCGTATCTGGATACCTTGATTTCTTATTTACCAGGATTGATAAAAGCATTGCTCACCTTGGTCATCGGGTTTTGGCTGGCCAAACGCGTGGATAAACTTTTGATTAAATATTTTAATGGCCGTCATTACGATGTTTCATTGGGAAGTTTTGTAAGAAGTTTGGTGAACATCGGATTAAAAATTATTGTTTTAATTACGGTTGCCGGAATGATTGGTTTGCCAACCACTTCTCTTGTAGCAGTGTTTGGAGCAGCAGGTTTGGCAATCGGTTTGGCCTTACAAGGTTCTTTGTCGAATTT
This Bacteroidota bacterium DNA region includes the following protein-coding sequences:
- a CDS encoding phosphoribosyltransferase, with the protein product MGKTLILNGKQIEQKINRIAYEIYENNHSEKEIIIAGISDNGYIFAKRLASVVEKISSIKIKLIEIKIDKENPLAKEIKISLSDKELKNKVIILADDVLNSGKTLIFGAKPFLIAPVKRLTTVVLVDRGHNRYPIKADFVGLSLSTTLQEHITVDLKKGKESVYLS
- a CDS encoding C40 family peptidase gives rise to the protein MKLRILILLFLVPFLVAAQPKKAKQTTKSKPQKPSIEAFYASHQLAPDSACSPYLYYQVYDWVGTKYKYSGRTKKGIDCSGFVSTMYKNTYCIDLMGGSKDLWPIVKPVEKNDLIEGDILFFKIKKGQISHVGVYLGNNKFAHASVHSGVIISDLNEDYYKKYFFKGGRIQ
- a CDS encoding methyltransferase domain-containing protein, which produces MLDLTKEYWTSRYTENDTGWDLGEISTPLKEYIDQLTDKSISILIPGAGNSYEAEYLFKNGFKNVTIIDLSEEPLKNIQKRIPDFPKENLIVGDFFEHHNHYDLILEQTFFCAINPSLRQAYAKKMHELLNNKGKLVGVLFNDVLNIDKPPFGGNKEEYISYFNPYFHFKTFDSCYNSIKPRANRELFIHFEKK
- a CDS encoding carboxypeptidase-like regulatory domain-containing protein codes for the protein MTIKKLLYLLLFLLFSYASMAQQPTVISGHVSEIGTNSGIPFVNIYFKGTLIGTVTDFDGNYSITTTTPKDSIYVSLIGYKSKAKKVEKGKVQEINFQLSPEALNLNTIEIRPGINPALRIIRNAQLNKAKYDRDNLTAIQYISYTKQEADVDNITPKMRRWKLFRPFAAMWDSLDLIVGEESKANLPVMMSEVISDIYSYKEAERRHEDVAAVKIKFVGMKDGSAVSQLTGTDFQNYNFCKNSVAIQGKDILSPIAENAMLFYNYILVDSVFIDSMKCYKIDCHPKNKKDLAYTGFVWITDTTFAIKQLDLGIILDVNVNWIDHARIQQVLIPTEAGPWVPAQTRTLVDYTTLTDKFVSMVVKTYNSNQNFVVNKPKEADFYKSRITYAESALTKDTAWWGENRHEPLTKLENKSYDMIDTVRNIPFIRKGVNILYFLFSGYKDIGPVDIGHYINVYGYNAYEGTRLRLGFRTNQKFSDTWIIRGYGAYGFKDEGFKYNLQLEKILTRYPWSKAGIQYRDDIDQIGTNFNYSNNMNLGQAPNNLNNTFAQIGNISKLVRKQEARIWYEKDFNPGINTKITFQNIRTNPLFPINFGDQFNIFQTRKYSITEVLIDTRFSVKERFVQNGTERISFGNNKSPIITFNYTLGLKNVFASDFEYHKASISFSNRFRMATLGYSQVYLRAGKVFSKIPYTLLEIPRGNENVFYGNNIFNQMNYFEFVSDQFIEAFWQHHLNGLIFNRIPFIKDYNFREIVGINMVYGTLSQRNKNFNSNNTFTVMDDVPYFEVDLGVENILDIIRIDFLYRLTYNDDFYKKEYELANPGNRINNWGVKIGLQFSF
- the rlmD gene encoding 23S rRNA (uracil(1939)-C(5))-methyltransferase RlmD; the protein is MRNANKKPLPILENITVIDASSDGQSVARTEEYVIFIKGAVPGDIVDVQVTRKKSKYREATAIAIKQKSDKRTEPICEHFGTCGGCKWQNMSYDWQLFYKQKQVSDALTRLAKIELPEIQKILPSQKVYNYRNKLEFTFSNKKWLTKEQVNDKALSFGDGAGEVSRNALGFHIPGMFDKILDINTCHLQEEPSNAIRNEIRKYALANNLSFFDLREQIGFLRNIIIRSTSTGEWMLIVAFHYDDKVEIPKLLDHIANQFPQITSLQYVINSKRNDTIGDLDILVYKGNDSIYENMEGLKFKIGPKSFYQTNSDQAYELYKVTREFAAIKNTDVVYDLYTGTGTIANFVAHQAKKVVGVEYVPAAIEDAKINSELNKISNTVFYAGDMKDVLNNEFINENGKPDVIITDPPRAGMHEDVTKKILEIEPNRIVYVSCNPSTQARDLQLLDSKYKVIKVQPVDMFPQTHHVENVVLLELK
- the rocD gene encoding ornithine--oxo-acid transaminase; amino-acid sequence: METMSENKISAQKAIELEEKYGAHNYHPLPVVLERGEGVYVWDVNGKQYFDFLAAYSAVNQGHCHPKIISVLIEQAQKLTLTSRAFYNDSLGEYAKFITSYFGFDKVLPMNTGAEGVETALKLARKWAYEKKGVPANEAKIIVCQNNFHGRTISIVSASNDEDARKNFGPFTPGILSVEYNNVAALAELLKDKTVAGFLIEPVQGEAGVVVPDEGYLKKCYDLCKANNVLFIADEIQSGLGRTGKLLACDHDGVHPDILILGKALSGGTYPVSAVLTSDEVMLCIKPGQHGSTYGGNPLACKVGIAALTVLKEEKLSENSERLGKLLLAELKKIQAENPELVRLVRGKGLFCAMVINERNGKDAWDVCIEMMKNGLLAKPTHGDIIRFAPPLVITEEQLMECVSIIRKVVKMF
- a CDS encoding GNAT family N-acetyltransferase, which encodes MNHSYTFKELLTPEEMLQHISLLQQLQPTLTIEDYKILLPEMLKNDYGQVAIFDADTCIGISGYWINTKLYSGKYLEMDNVVIDKNYRSKGIGKLVCDWCTQKAIENNCKKIMLDAYLENEKAHAFYEREGFVKKGYHFIKTI
- a CDS encoding mechanosensitive ion channel, translated to MSNELLNKLHPYLDTLISYLPGLIKALLTLVIGFWLAKRVDKLLIKYFNGRHYDVSLGSFVRSLVNIGLKIIVLITVAGMIGLPTTSLVAVFGAAGLAIGLALQGSLSNFAGGV